The Gammaproteobacteria bacterium genome includes a region encoding these proteins:
- a CDS encoding DsrE family protein has translation MKYSLIISPLSKNSIAAQQCLQFATALFELNHEIVSVFFHGYAVKYAFESSPEWSKLSKKSVKLLACSTIADDYLSEKKQVAEGFQLAGLGQWLESIESSDKMIEFS, from the coding sequence GTGAAATATTCATTAATTATAAGTCCTCTTAGTAAAAACTCAATCGCTGCACAGCAATGTTTACAGTTTGCCACTGCATTGTTTGAGTTGAACCATGAGATTGTGAGTGTTTTTTTTCATGGATATGCTGTGAAATATGCTTTTGAAAGCAGCCCCGAGTGGTCTAAGTTGTCAAAGAAGAGTGTCAAACTATTAGCATGCTCAACGATTGCGGATGATTATTTGTCTGAAAAAAAACAAGTAGCTGAAGGATTTCAATTAGCAGGTTTGGGTCAATGGCTTGAATCCATCGAAAGCTCTGATAAGATGATTGAGTTTTCATGA
- a CDS encoding DsrE family protein, producing MKALIFVTEHHLGPNAQWQYDRVMALLSYDYDVSLVFMNEGVSQLQSKMWNILNLMEINQVYVVEKEVESDTHLEYEVITISEIKELIAQADIVI from the coding sequence ATGAAAGCCCTGATATTTGTTACAGAACATCATTTGGGTCCTAACGCTCAATGGCAATATGACAGGGTGATGGCATTACTGTCATATGATTATGATGTGAGTTTGGTTTTCATGAATGAGGGTGTTTCGCAGTTGCAAAGTAAAATGTGGAACATCTTGAATTTAATGGAAATTAATCAGGTGTATGTAGTAGAAAAGGAAGTTGAGTCTGATACTCACCTTGAGTATGAGGTGATAACAATCTCTGAAATCAAAGAGCTAATCGCTCAGGCAGATATTGTTATATGA
- a CDS encoding TusE/DsrC/DsvC family sulfur relay protein, whose protein sequence is MEITDLQLDANGHLSDYKFWNLEVAKVLSENDGFELNKEHWQIINLVRDIYLETETTPPMRLLIKLMKKEFSEDIANSRYLYRLFPDGPVRLASKYAGLPKPKHCL, encoded by the coding sequence ATGGAAATAACAGATTTACAGCTGGATGCCAATGGTCACTTGAGTGATTACAAATTTTGGAATTTGGAAGTTGCAAAAGTTTTGTCAGAAAATGATGGTTTTGAATTGAATAAAGAGCACTGGCAAATTATCAATTTGGTTAGGGATATTTATCTTGAAACAGAAACCACTCCGCCGATGAGGCTTTTGATTAAGTTGATGAAAAAAGAATTTTCGGAAGATATAGCAAATTCAAGATATCTTTATCGTCTGTTTCCTGATGGTCCTGTCAGGCTTGCCAGTAAATATGCCGGTTTACCTAAACCTAAGCATTGTTTGTGA
- a CDS encoding GGDEF domain-containing protein: MKKNKDQRSPQSKMLLTLSMGTAIGILPFAIYRMIHNDWSVAILDIIVSFFMLGIYSYVYQTDKVKNAGVVLVIAALLANVISFHLKGINQVYWVYPAMMFAYFITQPLRAVLINSIMLLFYIPKLVVSHESVSTATVIVTIIVTNIFAYLFASGLRKQEKKLIKLASEDYLTGAGNRRSLSNHLENLHTVLKNHDKTASIMLIDLDHFKNVNDMYGHIKGDDVLVTISNNLRTFCNECSKLFRFGGEEFLLVCQNVDIDFAFDKAEELRKYIKRQIIVQGIELTISIGVAEYIKEESISDWIHRVDLALYQAKNEGRDRVIKG; the protein is encoded by the coding sequence GTGAAAAAGAATAAAGACCAAAGAAGTCCGCAGTCAAAAATGTTATTGACGCTGTCTATGGGTACTGCGATTGGAATTCTTCCCTTTGCCATATACAGAATGATACACAATGATTGGTCGGTTGCCATTCTTGACATTATAGTTTCATTTTTTATGTTAGGAATTTATTCCTATGTGTATCAAACGGATAAGGTTAAAAATGCCGGTGTGGTACTCGTCATTGCTGCATTATTAGCAAATGTGATTTCTTTTCATCTCAAAGGAATTAATCAGGTTTATTGGGTTTATCCGGCGATGATGTTTGCTTATTTCATCACACAACCTTTAAGAGCCGTACTTATCAACTCAATAATGCTGCTATTTTATATACCTAAGCTGGTTGTCAGCCACGAATCAGTCAGCACCGCAACCGTCATTGTCACTATTATTGTTACAAATATTTTTGCCTATCTTTTCGCGTCGGGACTTAGAAAGCAAGAGAAAAAATTGATAAAACTAGCGTCAGAAGACTATCTGACCGGAGCGGGAAACCGCAGGTCTTTGAGCAATCATTTAGAGAATCTCCACACCGTATTAAAGAATCACGATAAAACAGCATCTATAATGCTTATTGATTTAGACCATTTTAAAAATGTTAACGACATGTATGGACATATCAAAGGCGACGATGTATTGGTTACCATTTCTAACAATTTGAGAACATTTTGTAACGAATGCAGCAAGCTGTTTCGTTTTGGTGGTGAAGAGTTTTTACTAGTGTGTCAAAATGTTGATATTGATTTTGCTTTTGATAAGGCCGAAGAATTGAGAAAATATATTAAACGACAAATCATCGTTCAAGGCATTGAATTAACTATTTCTATTGGAGTTGCAGAGTACATCAAGGAAGAAAGTATCAGCGACTGGATTCACAGAGTCGATTTGGCTTTGTATCAGGCTAAAAACGAAGGTCGCGACCGGGTGATTAAAGGCTGA
- the recO gene encoding DNA repair protein RecO: MSSYRETTGYLIHQRKYRDSSLICEFFCKDSGRLNLIAKGISKNNSLKSQLKPFCLLKIQYFGKSELKTLNSCNVIMNRHFQNLKDKTTGLYLNELLRYSLFENDTAQELFTIYDSALNQVGVEKLSKLLRRYELAILKQNGFQLSPESYKSSDWLSIQENKGVYVSESETTESCLVSDLIKLHNFENLEKIELIRVNRFMHKAIDICFSNRTIYSRELLKTL; the protein is encoded by the coding sequence ATGTCTTCCTATCGAGAAACGACCGGATATCTCATTCATCAAAGAAAATATCGTGATAGCAGTCTGATTTGTGAGTTTTTTTGTAAGGATTCCGGTCGCCTCAATCTGATTGCAAAAGGTATCAGTAAAAACAACTCGTTAAAATCACAGCTCAAACCATTTTGCCTGCTTAAAATCCAATATTTTGGCAAGTCAGAACTTAAAACTTTAAATAGCTGTAATGTGATTATGAACAGACATTTCCAGAATCTCAAAGACAAAACGACTGGATTATACTTAAATGAGTTGTTACGCTATTCGCTTTTTGAAAATGATACCGCTCAGGAACTCTTTACAATCTATGATTCTGCGCTCAATCAAGTGGGTGTTGAAAAACTCTCGAAACTTTTAAGAAGATATGAACTGGCAATTTTGAAGCAAAATGGTTTTCAATTATCACCCGAAAGTTATAAATCATCAGACTGGTTATCCATTCAGGAAAACAAAGGGGTTTATGTTTCTGAAAGCGAAACCACTGAATCATGTTTGGTATCTGATTTAATCAAGTTACACAACTTTGAAAATTTAGAAAAAATCGAACTGATTCGAGTCAATAGATTTATGCATAAAGCGATTGATATCTGCTTTTCAAACCGAACTATCTACTCCAGAGAACTACTGAAAACCTTATAA
- the era gene encoding GTPase Era: MNKCGYVAVIGKPNVGKSTLINNIVGEKVSIVTAKPQTTRHQILAIATSEQGQILFIDTPGIHTGHKKALNKFMNRTASTAVNDVDLILFVVESLKWNKDDEKALSALKHCTAPVLLIINKDDLVKKKETLLAYANELFAKFNFTEVFYLSASKGKGVEPLINSIYQHLPQSENYFSDDLLTDKPTKYLVSELIREQLMLRFHQELPYSLTVEVESFKDQGNIVHIHSVIWVERPIQKNMVIGKQGASLKHVGIQSRKEIEDLLGKKVNLKLWVKVKSAWADNDKLLQQLGYKDEY, from the coding sequence ATGAATAAATGTGGATATGTAGCAGTTATTGGCAAACCCAATGTTGGCAAATCAACGTTAATAAACAACATTGTCGGTGAAAAAGTCAGTATTGTGACTGCCAAACCACAAACCACACGCCATCAAATATTAGCCATTGCTACCAGCGAACAAGGACAGATTCTTTTTATTGACACACCGGGAATTCATACCGGTCATAAAAAAGCCCTCAATAAATTCATGAATCGAACCGCATCAACCGCTGTCAATGACGTTGATTTGATTTTATTTGTGGTTGAATCATTGAAGTGGAATAAAGATGACGAAAAAGCATTGTCTGCTCTCAAACATTGCACAGCACCGGTTTTATTAATCATTAACAAAGATGATTTAGTTAAAAAGAAAGAGACTTTATTAGCTTATGCTAATGAGCTCTTTGCCAAATTCAATTTTACTGAAGTTTTTTATCTCTCAGCATCCAAAGGCAAAGGTGTCGAACCATTAATAAACAGCATTTACCAACATCTTCCGCAATCAGAGAATTATTTTTCGGATGATTTATTAACTGACAAACCAACAAAGTATCTGGTTTCTGAATTAATTCGTGAACAATTAATGCTTCGTTTTCACCAAGAACTTCCCTACAGCCTGACAGTTGAAGTGGAGTCATTCAAAGATCAGGGAAATATTGTTCATATTCACAGTGTAATTTGGGTCGAGAGACCGATTCAAAAAAATATGGTAATTGGCAAACAGGGAGCTTCTCTGAAACATGTTGGTATTCAATCAAGGAAAGAAATCGAAGATTTACTTGGAAAAAAAGTCAACCTCAAGCTCTGGGTTAAAGTTAAATCCGCTTGGGCAGATAACGATAAACTCCTCCAACAGTTGGGTTATAAAGACGAATATTAA
- the rnc gene encoding ribonuclease III: MKILGQKIEFNQPELLERALTHRSAAKKNNERLEFLGDSILSFVITKWLYDNFSHLPEGKLSRMRSTLVKGATLAEIAKEYDLSNQLILGAGELKSGGFNRSSVLADAVEAVFAAVFLDQGIEKSENFIRTVMKKWLDNVDPDVTDKDAKTRLQEYLQKNGHNIPEYNLLETSGKDHLQTFKIQCLVQELNLSTTAIDRSRKKSEQKAAEQMLNQITKSTS, from the coding sequence GTGAAAATACTTGGGCAAAAGATTGAGTTCAATCAACCTGAATTACTTGAAAGAGCCCTGACACATCGTAGTGCCGCCAAGAAAAACAACGAACGTCTGGAGTTTCTTGGCGACAGCATTTTAAGTTTTGTTATTACCAAATGGTTATACGACAACTTTTCACATCTGCCGGAAGGTAAATTATCACGGATGCGTTCCACATTGGTAAAAGGAGCTACCTTAGCTGAAATTGCTAAAGAATATGATTTATCCAACCAACTTATTCTTGGTGCCGGAGAACTAAAATCCGGTGGTTTCAATCGTTCCAGCGTGCTGGCTGATGCCGTTGAAGCTGTTTTTGCAGCCGTGTTTCTGGATCAGGGAATTGAAAAATCAGAGAACTTTATACGAACTGTCATGAAAAAGTGGTTAGACAATGTTGATCCGGATGTTACAGACAAGGATGCAAAAACTCGATTACAAGAATATTTGCAGAAAAACGGACACAATATTCCTGAGTATAACTTGCTCGAAACTTCCGGCAAAGATCATTTGCAAACCTTTAAAATACAATGTCTGGTTCAAGAACTTAATTTATCGACAACTGCAATTGATCGCAGTCGTAAAAAATCAGAACAAAAAGCTGCCGAACAAATGCTCAATCAAATCACCAAATCAACCTCATGA
- a CDS encoding DUF4845 domain-containing protein yields MKLKNKQKGMSMIGLLIGMCILGFIVYTGIRIGPIYSEYYSVVKAMKAVAGEPGAANKTPGQIQEAMLKHFYTSYVERVKKNDIKVLRGRGKQLQVKYDVQEPFIGNLDLLMHFEKTIPLN; encoded by the coding sequence ATGAAACTAAAAAACAAACAAAAAGGAATGAGTATGATTGGTTTGCTCATTGGTATGTGTATCTTGGGTTTTATCGTTTACACTGGCATTCGAATTGGTCCTATTTATAGTGAATACTACTCTGTTGTAAAAGCAATGAAAGCCGTTGCTGGAGAGCCCGGTGCTGCTAACAAAACTCCCGGACAAATTCAGGAAGCTATGTTAAAACATTTCTATACCAGTTACGTTGAAAGAGTCAAAAAAAATGACATCAAGGTTCTCAGAGGCCGTGGTAAACAATTACAAGTTAAATATGACGTGCAAGAGCCTTTCATAGGCAATCTTGACCTATTAATGCACTTTGAGAAAACAATTCCTCTCAATTAA
- the lepB gene encoding signal peptidase I — translation MNELHFDFEAFLTLASLITGLLWALAKFLRKKESVPSKKHSVVEQIGSFFPVLFFVLVVRTFVFEPFRIPSSSMMPTLLTGDFIYVNKFSYGLKLPVFHDTIIEIGHPERGDIVVFRFPEDQSVDYIKRVIGLPGDRVRYDVRKKEIYINDQLVNQDLVGPYEGLMDNVNDKGLIEKLEQLGDRKHKMFTQNYAMRPPYKYLDITVPDGHYFVMGDNRDNSSDSRVWGFVPERNLVGEAKFIWMHWRTDHFWQGLKRIGTKLI, via the coding sequence ATGAATGAACTCCATTTCGATTTTGAGGCCTTTCTCACTTTAGCCAGTTTAATTACCGGTCTATTGTGGGCTTTGGCAAAGTTTTTACGAAAAAAAGAATCTGTTCCCAGTAAAAAACACAGCGTGGTGGAGCAAATTGGTTCATTCTTTCCGGTATTGTTTTTTGTTTTGGTTGTTAGAACATTTGTATTTGAACCATTCCGGATTCCATCATCTTCAATGATGCCAACTTTATTGACGGGTGACTTTATTTATGTGAATAAGTTTTCATACGGTCTAAAACTACCTGTCTTCCATGACACTATTATTGAAATCGGACACCCTGAAAGAGGCGATATTGTGGTATTTCGATTTCCGGAAGATCAATCTGTTGATTATATCAAGCGTGTCATAGGTTTACCGGGAGATCGAGTTCGTTATGACGTTCGTAAAAAAGAAATCTATATTAATGACCAATTGGTTAATCAGGACTTGGTTGGACCTTATGAAGGTTTAATGGATAATGTCAATGACAAGGGTTTGATTGAAAAGTTGGAGCAACTGGGTGATAGAAAGCATAAAATGTTCACCCAAAACTATGCCATGCGCCCTCCGTATAAATATCTCGATATCACCGTTCCTGATGGTCATTATTTTGTTATGGGTGATAACAGAGACAATAGCTCCGATAGCCGGGTTTGGGGGTTTGTCCCTGAGCGAAATTTGGTCGGTGAAGCAAAATTTATCTGGATGCATTGGCGAACTGATCATTTTTGGCAGGGATTGAAGAGGATTGGAACCAAATTAATCTAG
- the lepA gene encoding translation elongation factor 4 yields the protein MQKHIRNFSIIAHIDHGKSTLADRFIQHCGGLSDREMEQQVLDSMDIERERGITIKSQAVTLNYTAKDGITYQLNFIDTPGHVDFSYEVSRSLAACEGALLVVDAAQGVEAQSVANCYTAIDQGLEVLPVINKIDLPSADVDKVKQEIEDIIGIDASEATLTSAKTGLGIEDVLEAIIKFIPPPSGDANLPLQASIIDSWFDNYLGVVSLIRIFNGTLTKKDKIRIMSLKTDHVADNIGVFTPKRLEKNFLTVGQVGFVSASIKDVHGAPVGDTITLTNNQAQKPLPGFMESQPRVFAGLFPTSADDYQDLREALEKLRLNDAALHFEPESSSALGFGFRCGFLGMLHMEVVQERIEREFDIDLVTTAPTVIYELITKKGETVMLDNPADLPENYQEIREPIITANILLPSDYVGAVIGLCIEKRGVQKNMQYLGSQVSLQFQMPMSEVVLDFFDRLKSVSRGYASFDYEFSHFEPGDLIRLDILINGELVDALSILTHRSNSRKRGKDLADKLKELIPRQMFDVAIQAAIGSQIIARTTVKALRKNVTAKCYGGDATRKRKLLEKQKAGKKRMKQIGRVEVPQSAFLAVLKVD from the coding sequence ATGCAAAAACACATTCGCAATTTTTCAATTATCGCACACATCGATCATGGTAAATCCACTTTGGCGGATCGCTTCATTCAACATTGTGGAGGCTTATCCGACAGAGAAATGGAGCAACAAGTACTCGATAGCATGGATATTGAAAGAGAACGTGGCATCACTATCAAGTCACAAGCAGTCACTCTCAACTATACAGCGAAAGACGGCATAACCTATCAATTGAATTTTATTGACACACCGGGTCATGTGGACTTCTCTTATGAAGTTTCACGCTCGCTTGCAGCTTGTGAGGGAGCTTTATTGGTTGTTGATGCCGCACAAGGTGTGGAAGCACAAAGCGTTGCCAATTGTTACACAGCGATTGATCAAGGTTTGGAAGTTCTTCCTGTGATTAATAAAATTGATCTGCCATCAGCCGATGTGGATAAAGTTAAACAGGAAATTGAAGACATCATTGGAATTGATGCCAGCGAAGCCACATTAACCAGTGCGAAAACGGGATTAGGCATTGAAGATGTGCTGGAAGCCATTATTAAATTCATTCCGCCACCGAGTGGAGATGCCAATTTGCCATTACAAGCATCAATTATTGACTCCTGGTTTGATAATTATCTGGGTGTTGTTTCATTGATTCGAATTTTTAATGGCACTTTGACTAAAAAGGACAAAATCAGAATCATGTCTCTGAAGACTGACCATGTTGCTGATAATATTGGCGTTTTTACACCAAAAAGATTGGAGAAAAACTTCTTAACTGTCGGACAAGTTGGTTTTGTTTCAGCTTCGATTAAAGACGTTCATGGTGCTCCTGTTGGTGACACAATCACCTTAACAAACAATCAGGCACAAAAACCTTTACCCGGATTTATGGAATCCCAGCCTCGTGTTTTTGCCGGTTTGTTTCCGACATCAGCCGATGATTATCAAGATTTGCGTGAAGCTCTGGAGAAATTACGCCTGAATGATGCTGCACTTCATTTTGAGCCAGAATCTTCATCCGCCTTAGGATTTGGTTTCCGTTGTGGTTTTTTAGGAATGCTTCACATGGAGGTTGTTCAGGAACGTATAGAGCGTGAGTTTGACATTGACTTGGTTACAACTGCTCCAACGGTTATATATGAGCTTATCACCAAAAAAGGTGAAACTGTCATGCTCGATAATCCGGCGGATTTACCTGAAAATTATCAAGAAATTCGTGAACCAATAATTACTGCAAATATATTGTTGCCTAGTGACTATGTCGGGGCTGTCATAGGACTTTGTATTGAAAAACGCGGAGTCCAGAAAAACATGCAATACTTGGGTTCGCAAGTTTCCTTGCAATTCCAAATGCCGATGAGCGAAGTCGTTCTGGACTTTTTCGACCGCTTAAAATCGGTTTCCAGAGGATATGCCTCTTTTGATTATGAGTTCAGCCACTTCGAGCCGGGTGACTTGATTCGCCTGGATATTCTGATCAATGGAGAATTAGTTGATGCCCTTTCAATTCTAACACACAGAAGCAACTCCAGAAAACGTGGTAAAGACTTGGCAGATAAACTCAAGGAATTAATACCAAGACAAATGTTTGATGTTGCCATTCAGGCTGCTATTGGTTCACAAATCATTGCCCGAACAACGGTTAAAGCACTTCGTAAAAATGTAACCGCAAAATGTTACGGTGGCGATGCCACGCGTAAACGCAAACTCTTGGAAAAACAAAAAGCCGGGAAAAAACGCATGAAGCAGATTGGAAGAGTTGAAGTGCCGCAATCAGCATTCCTCGCTGTACTAAAAGTAGATTAA
- a CDS encoding DegQ family serine endoprotease, producing the protein MFKNKFHSIIFLTSLVISQAGFSQKNNLPDFTSLVEETGAAVVNIAARQNAKELTRRERSQREDMLERFFGVPQYPQERDSVAGGSGFIISEDGYILTNRHVIHDADEILVTLIDRREFDAKLIGEDEASDVALLKVDAKNLPVLKVGDSNNLKIGEWVMAIGSPLSFEHSVTKGIVSAKGRDLGRQQYVPYIQTDVPINRGNSGGPLINMNAEVVGINTIIVSNTGGYMGLSFSIPINTAMSVAEQLKSGGKVQRGLLGVNIEPVTQKMADYLGLKKPQGALVNNVNKGSSAEKAGIEVQDVIVKFNGQKVETSASLPPLVGSVMPGTKVEVGVIRDGKRINLEAVLDGLTDNEVALSSNGNSPTSKLDLGFEVANLNDDEKDDNDVNNGVLVKEITNRDINRSGLREGDVIIKMGKTPVKNVKHFKKLLSELEKDKPIVLLVKQAGVNRFIVIERN; encoded by the coding sequence ATGTTCAAAAATAAATTTCACTCAATTATTTTTCTGACCTCATTGGTTATATCTCAAGCAGGATTTTCACAGAAAAACAATCTGCCGGATTTTACATCTTTAGTTGAAGAAACCGGCGCGGCAGTTGTAAATATCGCAGCCCGACAAAATGCAAAAGAATTAACACGTCGTGAGCGAAGTCAAAGAGAAGATATGCTGGAACGCTTTTTTGGAGTTCCACAATATCCACAAGAAAGAGACAGCGTCGCCGGTGGTTCCGGATTTATTATTTCAGAAGACGGCTATATTCTCACTAACAGACATGTGATTCACGATGCTGATGAAATCTTGGTGACATTAATCGACCGACGTGAATTTGATGCTAAACTCATTGGTGAAGATGAAGCCAGTGATGTCGCATTACTGAAAGTCGATGCAAAAAATCTTCCGGTTCTGAAAGTCGGAGATTCCAATAATTTAAAAATTGGTGAGTGGGTTATGGCAATTGGTTCGCCGTTGAGTTTTGAGCATTCGGTCACCAAAGGAATCGTATCTGCCAAAGGCAGAGACTTGGGAAGACAGCAATATGTTCCTTATATCCAAACTGATGTTCCTATCAATCGCGGAAATTCCGGTGGTCCGTTAATCAACATGAATGCCGAAGTTGTCGGTATCAACACCATCATTGTTTCCAACACTGGCGGGTACATGGGATTATCGTTCTCAATTCCAATCAATACAGCGATGTCAGTTGCTGAACAATTGAAATCCGGCGGAAAAGTACAAAGAGGTTTACTTGGTGTGAATATCGAACCGGTCACTCAAAAAATGGCGGATTATTTAGGTCTGAAGAAGCCGCAAGGGGCACTCGTCAACAATGTCAACAAAGGTTCATCTGCTGAAAAAGCCGGAATCGAAGTGCAAGATGTCATTGTTAAGTTTAACGGACAAAAGGTTGAAACATCGGCTTCATTACCACCACTTGTTGGCTCAGTGATGCCCGGCACTAAAGTTGAAGTTGGAGTGATTCGTGATGGAAAACGTATCAATCTCGAAGCTGTACTTGATGGTTTGACTGATAACGAAGTTGCTCTCTCATCCAATGGAAATTCACCAACAAGCAAATTAGACTTAGGCTTTGAAGTGGCTAATCTGAATGATGATGAAAAAGATGATAATGATGTCAATAACGGAGTTCTCGTCAAAGAAATCACCAACAGGGACATAAACAGGTCTGGCCTTAGAGAAGGCGATGTCATTATTAAAATGGGCAAAACTCCGGTAAAAAATGTCAAACATTTCAAGAAATTGCTATCTGAACTGGAAAAAGACAAGCCAATTGTGCTGTTAGTGAAACAAGCAGGTGTAAATCGTTTTATTGTGATTGAACGAAACTAA
- the rsfS gene encoding ribosome silencing factor produces the protein MQKTSEKKATAANQESLKELVLSAIDDAKGNDIKVIDVSHHTQLLDYMIIASGTSSRHIQTIAEFAMKKAQENGYDKPATEGLGHSEWVVVDFVDVVLHVMSPAAREHYNIEGLWEISSHPKDS, from the coding sequence TTGCAAAAAACATCTGAAAAGAAAGCAACAGCAGCTAATCAGGAAAGTTTAAAAGAGCTTGTATTGTCAGCAATTGATGATGCAAAAGGTAATGACATCAAAGTGATTGATGTTTCTCATCACACGCAATTATTGGATTATATGATTATTGCCTCTGGGACATCAAGTCGTCATATTCAGACCATTGCTGAGTTCGCGATGAAGAAAGCACAAGAAAATGGTTATGATAAACCGGCAACAGAAGGACTTGGTCATTCTGAGTGGGTGGTTGTGGATTTTGTTGATGTGGTATTGCATGTGATGTCTCCCGCTGCCAGAGAACATTACAATATTGAAGGGCTATGGGAAATCTCTTCACATCCTAAAGACAGCTAA
- the rlmH gene encoding 23S rRNA (pseudouridine(1915)-N(3))-methyltransferase RlmH — protein MKIRLLAVGQKMPTWVQQTFAEYNGRLPLKQQIELVEIAPIHRSKSVSTEKARQLEAQSILDSVKNNEKIVLLDEKGKMISTRNLSESISQWQMNGDDIAIIIGGADGVDKSIKKQAHNTWSLSALTFPHPLVRVILMEQIYRSYSLLANHPYHRE, from the coding sequence ATGAAAATCAGACTTCTGGCAGTCGGTCAAAAAATGCCAACTTGGGTGCAACAGACTTTTGCTGAATATAATGGCAGACTTCCGCTCAAGCAACAAATTGAACTGGTTGAAATTGCACCGATTCACAGAAGTAAGTCCGTATCGACCGAAAAAGCCAGACAATTGGAGGCTCAGTCTATTTTGGACTCTGTTAAAAACAATGAAAAAATTGTTTTGCTGGATGAAAAAGGCAAAATGATTTCCACTCGTAATTTATCGGAATCGATTAGCCAATGGCAAATGAATGGAGACGATATCGCTATCATCATAGGTGGCGCCGATGGTGTTGATAAAAGCATTAAGAAACAGGCACATAATACTTGGTCATTGAGTGCTTTGACATTTCCACATCCTTTAGTTCGGGTAATCCTTATGGAACAAATTTACCGATCTTACAGTTTGTTAGCCAACCATCCATACCACAGAGAATAA
- a CDS encoding Maf family protein — protein MIFDGQKIILASQSPRRKQLLEQIGMVPVCMPVDIDESVYLNEMPLEYCNRLALQKAQSGWLLSEKNLPVLGSDTVVVYDDQILGKPKNEQHAIEMLSKLSGRRHQMITAVAVVFAEKQLTEYSISEVQFEYIKVDEIKAYVESGEPMDKAGSYGIQGHAALWIKKITGSHSGIMGLPLFETGKILRSFYE, from the coding sequence ATGATTTTTGATGGTCAAAAAATAATTCTGGCGTCTCAATCTCCAAGAAGAAAGCAATTACTGGAACAAATTGGAATGGTACCTGTTTGTATGCCGGTTGATATTGATGAGTCCGTTTATCTCAATGAAATGCCTTTGGAGTACTGCAATCGTTTGGCTTTGCAAAAAGCTCAATCGGGTTGGTTGCTATCAGAGAAGAATTTACCGGTTTTAGGTTCAGATACAGTTGTGGTTTATGATGACCAAATTCTTGGAAAACCGAAGAATGAACAGCACGCGATAGAAATGTTGTCTAAATTATCAGGTCGGAGACATCAGATGATTACAGCAGTTGCGGTGGTGTTTGCAGAAAAGCAACTAACAGAGTACTCAATCAGCGAAGTTCAGTTTGAATATATCAAAGTCGATGAAATAAAGGCGTATGTTGAAAGCGGTGAACCAATGGACAAAGCCGGAAGCTATGGGATACAGGGTCATGCGGCATTATGGATAAAGAAAATCACCGGTAGTCATTCAGGAATTATGGGTCTGCCTTTGTTTGAAACCGGGAAAATATTGAGGAGTTTTTATGAATGA